A DNA window from Xiphias gladius isolate SHS-SW01 ecotype Sanya breed wild chromosome 3, ASM1685928v1, whole genome shotgun sequence contains the following coding sequences:
- the LOC120784276 gene encoding LOW QUALITY PROTEIN: interferon a3-like (The sequence of the model RefSeq protein was modified relative to this genomic sequence to represent the inferred CDS: inserted 2 bases in 1 codon), which translates to MISWTGLFVLCSVLSPALCCDWLRHYGHHSNXSLTLIRLMGGQLTEQESPVSFPYRLYRRIRNTEVESQLVFIRDSLDQIFNLYHHENLSSIIPNTDKTNRFLMSIDRQREGLNTCVSTTKPADSKLSKYYRRLVTSTLYRTGGSTVSWELIRKETKMHLDQLELLVASIIDSAAASRRRSTPTQHQHWHNV; encoded by the exons ATGATCAGCTGGACCGGCCTCTTTGTCCTCTGCAGCGTCCTGAGTCCTGCTCTCTGCTGTGATTGGCTCAGACACTACGGTCACCACAGCAA ATCTCTGACTCTCATCCGTCTCATG GGCGGTCAGCTGACAGAACAGGAGAGTCCAGTTTCCTTTCCGTACAGACTCTACAGACGCATACGAAACACTGAg gtgGAGTCCCAGCTGGTTTTCATCAGAGACAGTCTGGACCAGATATTTAATCTTTATCACCATGAAAACCTCTCCTCTATTATCCCGAATACCGACAAGACTAATCGCTTCCTGATGAGCAtcgacagacagagagaaggactgAACACCTGT gtttcGACTACAAAGCCAGCAGACAGCAAACTGAGTAAATACTACAGGAGGCTGGTCACAAGTACTCTGTACCGCACT GGTGGCAGTACCGTGTCCTGGGAGCTGATCAGGAAGGAAACTAAAATGCACCTGGATCAGTTGGAGCTACTGGTGGCCTCCATAATAGATTCAGCTGCTGCCAGCAGGAGGCGCTCTACACCGACTCAACACCAACACTGGCACAACGTCTAA
- the LOC120784297 gene encoding interferon beta-like: MMASSVLLVLLQLCSLQLMVYARPTCQLQENVVKNTHHLLRDLGGPFPVHCLQYNVNISFPDSEIPTATASHPQCRRALLVVYESLQGMQLMFEDNELPVGEGGVTWDDTILNTFRNLQNRLLEEGSCLSSVDGPGVLSSYFSNVTAVVQQQDSAACGWMALRRDVLRVLKTTLQKHHSCFTRTY, encoded by the exons ATGATGGCCTCTTCAGTCCTCCTCGTCttactgcagctctgcagcctcCAGCTGATGGTGTATGCCAGGCCAACCTGCCAGCTGCAGGAAAATGTGGTCAAGAACACCCATCACCTGCTCAGAGACCTG GGGGGGCCGTTTCCTGTCCACTGCCTGCAGTACAATGTCAACATCTCCTTCCCAGACTCCGAAATCCCTACCGCCACAGCCAGTCACCCTCAG TGCCGCCGGGCATTATTGGTGGTTTATGAGTCACTTCAAGGGATGCAGCTAATGTTTGAGGACAATGAGTTACCTGTCGGAGAGGGCGGAGTCACCTGGGACGATACGATACTCAACACCTTCCGGAACCTGCAGAACCGACTGCTGGAGGAGGGAAGCTGT TTGTCCTCAGTTGATGGCCCAGGTGTGTTATCTTCTTACTTCAGTAACGTGACAGCTGTTGTGCAGCAGCAG GACAGCGCTGCCTGCGGTTGGATGGCTCTGAGGAGAGATGTTCTCAGGGTCCTAAAGACCACCCTGCAGAAACACCACAGCTGTTTCACCCGGACATACTGA